A region of the Curtobacterium flaccumfaciens pv. betae genome:
TCGCCCGCGTCACCCACAGCACCTCGGGCAACCGGTTCAACGAGGGCAAGTGCGACCCGTTCGGCCGGTTCCTGGTCGGCAGCATGAACGTGACGACCGGCGAACCCGATGCGGCGCTCTACTCGATCGAGGCCGACGGCACGACCCGGGTGCTCCGCGGCGGCTTCGGCGTGACGAACGGCATGGAGTGGTCGGAGGACGGCAGCACGATGTACGTCACCGACACCAGTGCCTCGACGGTCTTCCGCGGGTCGTACGGCCCGGACGGCGAGCTCGGCGAACTCGAGCCGTTCATCGTCGGTCAGGCGCACGACGGCCTGGTCCGCGACGACGAGGGTTGCTTCTGGAGTGCGATCTACGGCGGATCCCGCGTCGAGCGCTACGGGCCCGACGGCTCGCACCTGGAGACGGTGGAGCTCCCCGTCGCCAACCCGACGTCGGTGGCGTTCGGCGGTCCGGACATGTCGACGCTTTTCGTCGGGACGGCCCGCGAGAACCTCACCGAGCAGGACCTGGAGCAGGCGCCGCGGTCCGGTGCGGTCTTCGCGGTGCCGACGACGGTGCACGGGTTCCCCGCGAACACCTTCAGCGGCTGAGCACGTCGTCGCCGCTCGCGCGGACGGCGGCCGGGTATCCTGGGCGACCGCCCGACCGGAGGAGACCCACGTGGACGACGAACGCCAGGCACCCCGGCCGGACCCGGCCGGCGAGCTCGCCCAGGCCGAGGACGCCGACGTCACGGTGCAGGTGGACCGGGTCGCGGTCGACGGCACGTACGTCCGGGTGAGCTCGATCGGTGAACCCGGCGAGCGGGCCTTCGTGCTGGTCGCGGGCCTGGGCATCGCGTCGACCTACTACGAGCGGCTCGCCCCGCACCTCAACGAGAACGGTCCGGTGCACGCGCTCGACCTGCCGGGGTTCGCCGGCGTCCCGCGGTTCCGTGGGAAGGTCTCGATCGAGCGCTACGCCGACGCGGTCGAGCGGGTCATCGACGACCTCGGGCTTCAGGACCCGGTCCTGGTCGGGCACTCGATGGGCACGCAGGTCGTCACCGAGGTCGCCGCCCGCCGTCCGGGGATCTCCGACCTCGTGCTCATCAGCCCGGTGGTCGACTCGTCGGCGCGCACGGTGCGGCAGTCGGCGTTCCGGTTCCTCCGGTCGACGCTGCACGAGCCCGCCGCGGTCCGCTGGCACGGCATCACGGCGTACGCGCTGTGCGGGTGGCACTGGTTCCGGAAGGTCCTGCCACGGATGATCGCGTTCCCGATCGAGGAGCGCGCCGCCCACGTGCAGGCCCGCACCCTGATCGTCCGCGGTGAGCACGACGCGATGGTGCCGCGGGACTGGGTCCGCCGGCTGGCGCGGGTGTTCCCGTACGCGGTCCTCCGTGAGGTCGTCGACGGCGCACACTCGGTCATGCACGCACAGGCCGACGCGGTCGCGCGGCTCGCGGTGGCGCACGTCGACCACCGGATCCCCGACCGGGGAGTGTCGTCGCTGCAGCGGGTGCGCGACGACTCGACGTCGTCGGACCTGGCGCGGCTCAGCCCGGGGGACGCCTGGTTGCTGGTCAAGTCGCGCTTCATCGAGCTGTTCGGGATGGCCCGGAACGACGACGAGACACTCGAGGCGGCCAAGTCCGCGCACGCCGTCGCGATGGCGGACGGCGACGACCTGCCGGTCGACCCGGCGGATCGCCGGGCGGTCGTCGACGAAGTCGCGCCGGAGTCGAAGTAGCCAGCACCGTCGCAGCAGCACACCGTCGCACCAGCGCGCGTCGCGATCTGCGGGCGACCGCCTGGAGGCCCGGTGCCGGTCCGATGGACCGGCACCGGGCCTCCAGGCCGTCGCGACCACAGCGACGGGCGAGCGGTCAGGGCGTGATGCGTCCCGGCAGCATGTCGGGCGTCAGCGCGTTCGCCTCGGCGAGGACCTTGCGTGCCTCGTCGGTCTTGTCCCACACGTTCCAGAGCAGCACGCCCCGGACCGTGTCGTCGTCGTCCAGGTAGTAGACGACGCCGGTCACGGTAAAGTCCTGCCAGTCCTCGACCGTGCGGAGCTTCGCGCTGACCTGCCCCACCGCCTCATACCCCATGTCGAAGACGTCGGAGTAGAACATCGGCGTGTGGTCGTAGGTCTCGTCGGCGTCGGCCAGGTTGCGGCCGGCCTGCCGACCCTGCTGCTGGGCGTTGTCGACGTGCTCCACCCGGCGGGTGCCGAGGATGCGGTCCGGGTACTCGGCGACGTCACCGGCGGCGAACACGGAGTCGTCGTCGGTGAGCAGTGTCGAGGTCACCACGATGCCGTCGCGGACGGTGAGTCCGGCGTCGGCGGCGAGCTGCGTCGCGGGCTCGATGCCGAGTCCGGCGACGACCGCGTCGGCCTCGACCACGGAGCCGTCGTCGAGCGTCAGCCGCACGCCGTCCGCCGTCTCGGTGCCCTCGGACACCCGGCGGCCGGTGCGGAGCTCCACACCGTGGTCGACGAAGCGCTGCTGGAACGCCCGTGCCAGGTCCTCGGGGAACATCCGTCCGCCGACGACCTCGTCCGGGTCGACCAGCGTGACGCGCGCACCGTTCTGCACGATGCCCGCCGTGATCTCCTGGCCGATGTACCCGCCGCCGACGACGGCGACGTGTGCTCCGGCATCCGCGAGTTCGCGCAGCCGGCGGTAGTCCGACGCGCTGCGGTAGTCGAGCACGCGTGCCGACGGGGACAGCCCCGGCAGCCCGCGTGGCTTCCCTCCGGTCGCGAGCAGGAGCCGCTCGTACCCGTGGGTCGCGCCGTCGGCCGTCGTGACGGTCTTCGCGGCACGGTCGATCGCCGTCACCGTGGTGCCCAGGACGAACTGCGCCCCGGTCTCCTCGGTGTGCAGGTCGACCTTGTCGTCCCAGCTGAAGTCCGGGTCGGTCCAGAGCTTCTTCGACAGCGCGGGCCGTGCGTAGGGCCGGTCGACGTCCTCGCTGAGGATCCCGATCGACCCGTCGGTGTCGAGCTCGCGGATGCCGCGGGCAGCGGCGTCGGCGACCATCCCGCCGCCGACGATGAGGTAGCGGAAGTCGGTCATGACGCCTCCTGGCGGTGCTGTGGCGCCACGATCAGATCGTGGCGACCGAGCCGGAGTCGACCCGGTAATTGGCGCCGTTCACGAAGCTGGCCAGGTCGGAGCACAGGAAGGCCACGACGTTCGCGACCTCTTCCGGCTCGCCGCGGCGCTTGAGCTCCATGTACGGCCGCTCTTCTTCGAGGAAGCTGCCGATGGCCTCGTCGAACGAGGTCCCGCGCTGCTTGGCCCGCTTGTCCATCATCGCGTCGGTCATCGGCGTGTGGATGAACGCGGGGGAGACCGTGTTCACCAGCAGGCCCTCGGAGGCGTAGGAGCGCGACAGGCCCTTCGCGAACGAGAGCACACCGGCCTTGGCGGCGCAGTAGGGCAGTTCGTCGTCGTACGGCTGCGAGGCGTCCTCGGACACCAGGTAGACGATGCGTCCCCAGCCGCCCTGGCGCAGGTCGCCGATGAACTCGCGGGTGATCCGCACCGGCCCCATCAGGTCGATGTCGATCGTCTCCGCCCATCCGGCCTCGTCGATCTCGTGGAACATGCCCTGGGCGCCGGTGACGCCCGAGGACTGCACCAGGATGTCGATCTCGCCGACGGCCTCGCGCACCTTGTCGTGCAGGGCGGCGAGGCTCTCGGCGCTCCGGACGTCGGCGGCGAAGGCGTGGAGCTTGCCGAGCGGTGCCTCGAGCTGGTCCGCACTGGTGTCCAGACGGCTCTGGTCGATGTCGGTGACGACCACGGTCGCACCCTCTGCCAGGAGGATGCGCGCCGTGTTCCAGCCGATGCCGGAGTCGCCGCCGAAGACGAGTGCGGTCTTGCCCTGGATACCGAGGTCCACCCGGGCCCCTACGCGTGCGCCGACGCGTCGGCGACGGCGGGCGTGGTGGCGGAGGCCAGCGGGGTGCTGGGCGCGCGGTTCTCGGCGGAGACCATCCACGCGAGCTGCTCGAGGCGCTCGATGAAGCCGTGGAGCAGGTCCGCGGTCGTCGGGTCTTCCTCGTCGACCTCGTCGTGGACGTCGCGCATGGTGCCGGTCGCCTGGTACAGCCGGAGCGTGACCTGGTCGATGGCGTCGTGCGTGGTGATCTCGCCCGAGGGGAACGCGTCGAGGTGGCTGCCCGCGGAGACGGTCGCCGAGCGGCCGTCCGGCACGAGGTACAGCGCGCGCATGCGCTCGGCGGTGTCGTCGGCGAACTCACGAGCCGCGTCGACGATCTCGTCGAGCTGCAGGTGGAGGTCGCGGAAGTTGGTGCCGAGGATGTTCCAGTGGGCCTGCTTGCCCTGCAGGTGCAGGTCGATGAGGTCCACGAGGACCGCCTGGAGGTTCTTGGCCATCTTGTCCGAAGCGTGCATGGTTGTGGCTCCTTTCGCGTCGGTGTGACCGTTCCGGTCTACGCGGTGCCCCAGTGCACGCTCTCAGTGCGCTCGGAGGCAGCGTCCCCCGGGGGCGTCCGGCGCGGTGCCGCTCAGTGCGACGGCGCGGGGTCGACCTGGTCGACGGCCTCGCGCATCTGCTCCAGGAAGCCGGCGACGATCCGGGCCTCGGACGCGGGGAGTCCCTCGGCGATCGACATCATCCGGCGGTGCATCACGCCGAGCGTGGCGCGGACCTCGTCGTCGGTCTCGGTCGTCGGCGTGATGACGAGCGCCCGTCGGTCGGTGGGGTGCGGGTCTCGGCGCACGTGGTTCGACTTGACCAGGCGGTCGATGAGGATCGTCGTCGAGGCCGACGAGATCTTGAGGTACGCGGCGAGGTCCTTCGGGCTCACGGCGGTGCCGGAGCGCTGCGCCTGCAGCAGGAAGCGCACGGCGAGCAGGTCGGTCTCGCCCATGCCCATCGAGTCGCGGGTCCGGCGGCGCATGGCCGTCTCGGCGGATCGGTACCGGCGCAGGGCGTTGAGCACCGCGACCCCGCGTTGGGTCGCGTCGTCGTCCGGGAACCAGTACCCGGACGCCTCGGTGATCTCCTGCGTCGACATGGCGTTCAGGGTAACCCGTCTCGT
Encoded here:
- a CDS encoding SMP-30/gluconolactonase/LRE family protein, whose product is MSTNVTTGPATVFADARAVLAESIVWDPSAQLLRWADITLGTLNTAEADGTVRSSVPLPPPLASFQPRASGGFVAALGDTVVVTDEQGGVEREIARVTHSTSGNRFNEGKCDPFGRFLVGSMNVTTGEPDAALYSIEADGTTRVLRGGFGVTNGMEWSEDGSTMYVTDTSASTVFRGSYGPDGELGELEPFIVGQAHDGLVRDDEGCFWSAIYGGSRVERYGPDGSHLETVELPVANPTSVAFGGPDMSTLFVGTARENLTEQDLEQAPRSGAVFAVPTTVHGFPANTFSG
- a CDS encoding alpha/beta fold hydrolase — translated: MDDERQAPRPDPAGELAQAEDADVTVQVDRVAVDGTYVRVSSIGEPGERAFVLVAGLGIASTYYERLAPHLNENGPVHALDLPGFAGVPRFRGKVSIERYADAVERVIDDLGLQDPVLVGHSMGTQVVTEVAARRPGISDLVLISPVVDSSARTVRQSAFRFLRSTLHEPAAVRWHGITAYALCGWHWFRKVLPRMIAFPIEERAAHVQARTLIVRGEHDAMVPRDWVRRLARVFPYAVLREVVDGAHSVMHAQADAVARLAVAHVDHRIPDRGVSSLQRVRDDSTSSDLARLSPGDAWLLVKSRFIELFGMARNDDETLEAAKSAHAVAMADGDDLPVDPADRRAVVDEVAPESK
- a CDS encoding NAD(P)/FAD-dependent oxidoreductase, coding for MTDFRYLIVGGGMVADAAARGIRELDTDGSIGILSEDVDRPYARPALSKKLWTDPDFSWDDKVDLHTEETGAQFVLGTTVTAIDRAAKTVTTADGATHGYERLLLATGGKPRGLPGLSPSARVLDYRSASDYRRLRELADAGAHVAVVGGGYIGQEITAGIVQNGARVTLVDPDEVVGGRMFPEDLARAFQQRFVDHGVELRTGRRVSEGTETADGVRLTLDDGSVVEADAVVAGLGIEPATQLAADAGLTVRDGIVVTSTLLTDDDSVFAAGDVAEYPDRILGTRRVEHVDNAQQQGRQAGRNLADADETYDHTPMFYSDVFDMGYEAVGQVSAKLRTVEDWQDFTVTGVVYYLDDDDTVRGVLLWNVWDKTDEARKVLAEANALTPDMLPGRITP
- a CDS encoding SDR family NAD(P)-dependent oxidoreductase; its protein translation is MDLGIQGKTALVFGGDSGIGWNTARILLAEGATVVVTDIDQSRLDTSADQLEAPLGKLHAFAADVRSAESLAALHDKVREAVGEIDILVQSSGVTGAQGMFHEIDEAGWAETIDIDLMGPVRITREFIGDLRQGGWGRIVYLVSEDASQPYDDELPYCAAKAGVLSFAKGLSRSYASEGLLVNTVSPAFIHTPMTDAMMDKRAKQRGTSFDEAIGSFLEEERPYMELKRRGEPEEVANVVAFLCSDLASFVNGANYRVDSGSVATI
- a CDS encoding Dps family protein, which encodes MHASDKMAKNLQAVLVDLIDLHLQGKQAHWNILGTNFRDLHLQLDEIVDAAREFADDTAERMRALYLVPDGRSATVSAGSHLDAFPSGEITTHDAIDQVTLRLYQATGTMRDVHDEVDEEDPTTADLLHGFIERLEQLAWMVSAENRAPSTPLASATTPAVADASAHA
- a CDS encoding MarR family winged helix-turn-helix transcriptional regulator, which produces MSTQEITEASGYWFPDDDATQRGVAVLNALRRYRSAETAMRRRTRDSMGMGETDLLAVRFLLQAQRSGTAVSPKDLAAYLKISSASTTILIDRLVKSNHVRRDPHPTDRRALVITPTTETDDEVRATLGVMHRRMMSIAEGLPASEARIVAGFLEQMREAVDQVDPAPSH